A region from the Melioribacter roseus P3M-2 genome encodes:
- a CDS encoding capsule assembly Wzi family protein, with amino-acid sequence MKRKIISLLLFVIVMPVFSQQENVPLDHPVYIFLKEMKVKGILDNIYEDNSNLSRKEVWNFLENIRKKSNELSGTETGLLAKFAEEFDPAQSNVVNLIDGAGLKGLFEDRVKNAFSYNDKNANLYFEILGRAMHGQIVKPKINNSELLDIGFRMRGTLFGKLGYSMTIQKGGVWGSSGKAPIFDPRLNYNFKFYENIENISNYDFTEGYLRYNTEPAEGMDLAFQIGREKIKLGYGYGEPLALTGNHPYIDFIRMNFRYGILNFYSLHGSTVGEFHEDRSLNYTKYIAYNKFTLSFPGLFNAGIGEAVIYTGRSLDLAYLNPFAFYKFEEMSLQDRDNGVLFLDMQTKFLKNLELQGTFFLDENILSHLQELNLYSNKTAYQIGAFWYSPFGLDDLSLIAEYTKIRPYVYSHITFKNSYTAHSQLLGHRIGPNSDELLIKTAYNVNEKLRLEAEYRYVRNGENIYDALGNLVFNAGGDPLVSHRQGIDPEHIDFLDGIRFGNDLILLTIKYEPVRDFHFEVSYFYHSTKNITENRRNDNRHFYIKMYFDL; translated from the coding sequence ATGAAGCGAAAAATTATTTCGTTATTGTTATTCGTTATCGTTATGCCTGTTTTTTCTCAACAGGAAAATGTGCCGTTAGACCACCCGGTCTATATTTTCTTAAAAGAAATGAAAGTCAAAGGTATTCTTGACAATATTTATGAAGACAATTCCAATTTATCCCGCAAAGAGGTGTGGAACTTTCTTGAGAACATACGGAAGAAGAGTAACGAACTGTCCGGAACAGAAACGGGATTGCTCGCCAAATTCGCTGAGGAATTCGACCCGGCGCAATCGAATGTCGTTAATCTGATTGACGGAGCGGGATTGAAGGGTCTGTTTGAAGACAGGGTTAAAAACGCGTTTTCGTATAACGACAAAAACGCAAATCTTTACTTCGAAATACTGGGCCGCGCTATGCACGGACAAATTGTTAAACCAAAAATCAATAATTCCGAATTGCTCGATATCGGATTTCGCATGCGCGGTACATTGTTCGGAAAATTGGGTTACAGTATGACGATACAAAAAGGCGGAGTGTGGGGCTCTTCAGGCAAAGCGCCGATTTTCGACCCGAGGTTGAATTACAATTTCAAATTCTACGAGAACATCGAGAATATTTCCAATTACGATTTTACCGAAGGATATTTGCGCTACAATACCGAACCTGCGGAAGGGATGGATCTGGCTTTTCAAATCGGTAGGGAAAAAATAAAACTCGGCTACGGCTACGGAGAGCCGCTCGCGCTTACCGGCAATCATCCTTATATCGATTTTATCAGGATGAATTTTCGCTACGGCATATTAAACTTCTATTCGTTGCACGGTTCAACAGTGGGTGAATTTCATGAAGACCGCTCTCTCAATTACACAAAATATATCGCTTATAATAAATTTACCCTCTCGTTTCCGGGATTGTTTAATGCCGGTATAGGCGAAGCGGTTATCTATACGGGCAGGAGTCTCGATTTGGCGTATTTGAATCCGTTTGCGTTCTATAAATTCGAAGAAATGTCGTTGCAGGACAGGGATAACGGCGTTCTGTTTCTGGATATGCAAACAAAATTCTTGAAAAATCTCGAATTGCAGGGAACGTTTTTCCTCGATGAAAATATCCTGTCGCACCTGCAGGAACTGAATCTTTATTCGAATAAAACGGCTTACCAAATCGGCGCTTTCTGGTATTCGCCGTTCGGTTTGGATGATTTATCGTTGATTGCGGAATATACTAAAATAAGACCGTATGTTTATTCGCATATCACTTTTAAAAATTCTTATACGGCCCACAGCCAGCTTTTAGGGCACCGGATCGGACCAAATTCCGACGAGTTGCTTATTAAAACCGCTTATAATGTGAACGAAAAATTGAGATTGGAAGCGGAATACAGATACGTAAGAAACGGCGAAAATATATACGACGCATTGGGCAACTTGGTGTTCAACGCGGGCGGCGATCCGCTTGTGTCGCACCGTCAGGGCATTGACCCCGAACATATCGATTTCCTCGACGGGATAAGGTTCGGCAACGATTTAATATTGCTAACCATAAAATACGAACCCGTGAGGGATTTCCACTTCGAAGTTTCCTACTTTTATCATTCCACAAAAAACATAACGGAAAATCGCCGGAATGACAATCGGCATTTTTACATTAAAATGTACTTCGATTTATAA
- a CDS encoding response regulator, which produces MKKVLIVDDSHIVRHNLKKIIDSIEGIELYDEAEDYQSAIEKIVDETPDILILDINLGEQSGIDILYKIKSGLNSKPIVIMFTNYTDPIFRKAAKEAEYFFDKSADIEKLISTLKKLGGNGTVE; this is translated from the coding sequence ATGAAAAAAGTGCTGATCGTTGACGATTCTCATATTGTACGACATAATCTTAAAAAGATTATCGACTCAATAGAAGGAATTGAGCTCTACGACGAAGCCGAAGACTATCAATCTGCCATAGAAAAAATTGTCGACGAAACGCCCGACATTTTGATTCTCGACATCAATCTCGGCGAACAAAGCGGCATCGACATTTTGTACAAAATCAAGAGCGGATTAAATTCCAAGCCGATTGTCATAATGTTTACAAACTATACCGATCCTATTTTCAGGAAAGCCGCCAAAGAAGCCGAATATTTTTTCGACAAGTCCGCCGATATTGAAAAACTGATATCGACGCTGAAAAAATTGGGCGGCAACGGAACGGTTGAGTAG
- a CDS encoding response regulator, with protein MLTIYIADDHSLIREGIKNLIKHESDMKVVGETGNPLDIIDDVMKLKPDLIILDLSMPGRSGLDVLKDIKTLLPESKILVMTMMPEDQFAKRTLKAGASGYITKDSAVDEIINAIRKISSGRKYISQTLAEKLAEDLEENKADKEPLELLSDREMLILKLISTGKSQTDIARDLNLSVSTVNTYRSRILEKLDLKSTADLIRFAIQHNINEYNS; from the coding sequence ATGTTAACTATATATATAGCCGACGATCACTCTTTGATAAGAGAGGGCATTAAGAATTTAATAAAACACGAATCCGACATGAAGGTAGTCGGAGAAACCGGCAATCCTCTCGATATCATAGACGACGTAATGAAATTAAAACCCGACCTGATTATACTCGATCTGTCTATGCCGGGCAGAAGCGGGCTCGATGTGTTGAAGGATATTAAAACTCTCCTGCCCGAAAGCAAGATTCTTGTAATGACAATGATGCCGGAAGACCAATTCGCCAAAAGAACTTTAAAAGCGGGCGCTTCGGGTTATATTACAAAGGATTCCGCAGTCGACGAGATAATTAATGCTATTCGTAAAATTTCATCGGGCAGAAAATACATCTCGCAGACTCTTGCCGAAAAACTTGCCGAAGACCTCGAAGAGAATAAAGCCGACAAAGAGCCGCTAGAGCTTTTATCCGACAGGGAAATGTTAATTCTAAAATTAATCTCTACCGGCAAATCGCAAACCGATATTGCCCGCGATCTGAATCTGAGCGTCTCGACAGTAAACACCTACCGTAGCCGTATTCTTGAAAAACTCGATCTGAAATCGACCGCCGACCTTATCCGCTTCGCTATTCAGCATAACATTAACGAGTATAACTCGTAG